From Spartobacteria bacterium, a single genomic window includes:
- a CDS encoding orotate phosphoribosyltransferase, with product MNQQEALDIFLKTGALLKGHFELRSGLHSAEFFQCAKVLMYPVYAEQLCRAVIEKVKEADPFFAADMVISPALGGIPVGHEMARALELPHIFAEKVDGVLVLRRGFCIEPGKRYFIGEDVVTRGGRVKEVIDIVRAGGGVVSAVGILVDRSGGNHSVDAPLFSLVQLTPETWQPSICPLCADKVPIDYPGSK from the coding sequence ATGAACCAGCAGGAAGCACTTGATATCTTTTTGAAGACAGGTGCTCTTTTAAAAGGGCACTTCGAATTGCGCTCCGGGTTGCACAGCGCGGAATTTTTTCAGTGCGCCAAGGTACTGATGTACCCGGTGTATGCAGAGCAGCTGTGTCGGGCAGTGATTGAAAAAGTGAAAGAAGCGGATCCGTTTTTTGCCGCAGATATGGTGATTTCGCCGGCACTGGGCGGAATTCCCGTCGGTCATGAAATGGCCAGAGCGCTGGAACTTCCTCATATCTTTGCAGAGAAAGTAGATGGAGTATTGGTGTTGCGCCGTGGATTTTGTATTGAACCCGGTAAGAGATATTTTATTGGGGAAGATGTTGTTACACGAGGCGGGCGCGTAAAGGAAGTGATCGATATTGTGCGGGCGGGTGGTGGAGTTGTATCCGCCGTGGGCATTCTTGTTGATCGCAGTGGTGGAAACCACTCTGTGGATGCGCCTTTGTTTAGCTTGGTGCAGCTGACTCCGGAAACGTGGCAGCCGTCGATTTGTCCGCTCTGTGCAGACAAGGTTCCCATAGATTATCCGGGCAGTAAATAG
- a CDS encoding glucose-6-phosphate isomerase produces MKEILTQRKEWIELDAHYNDMKVVKISDLFAADARRGERMVMETGAWYLDYSKNRINDKTMELLLNLAKSVDLESEIAAMFGGEKINRTENRAVLHVALRNMSNRPILVDGKDVMPEVNAVREQMIAFSNKVRSGEWKGFTGKRIKNVVNIGIGGSDLGPVMVYEALKCYADRDLNVLFVSNVDGTHVSEALRGLNADETLFIIASKTFTTQETMTNAMSARRWFLESMKDEAAIASHFVALSTNTEKVAEFGIDTANMFRFWNWVGGRYSLCSAIGLPVMIAIGPDHFNALLGGYHTMDEHFRTAPLEKNMPVILALLGLWYNNFFGSQTLAILPYDQYMHRFAAYFQQGDMESNGKSVDREGRRVNYQTGPIVWGEPGTNGQHAFYQLIHQGTKLIPADFIGLMHSQNPIGDHHDKLMANFFAQTEALAFGKTAEACRAEGVAEELVPHKTFEGNKPTNTLLADRLTPDALGQLIALYEHKIFTQGMIWDIFSFDQWGVELGKVLAKKILVELEAEDAPVLAHDSSTNSLIRRFRAARGER; encoded by the coding sequence ATGAAAGAAATATTGACGCAGCGTAAAGAATGGATTGAATTAGATGCGCACTATAATGACATGAAAGTAGTGAAAATAAGCGATCTTTTTGCGGCGGATGCACGGCGCGGTGAAAGGATGGTTATGGAGACGGGTGCTTGGTATCTGGATTATTCAAAGAATCGCATTAATGATAAAACGATGGAGCTGTTGTTGAATTTAGCAAAATCGGTGGATCTTGAATCAGAAATCGCTGCGATGTTTGGCGGGGAGAAAATAAATCGCACGGAAAATCGCGCGGTGCTGCATGTGGCTTTACGCAATATGTCGAATCGCCCGATTCTTGTGGATGGGAAAGATGTAATGCCGGAAGTAAATGCTGTGCGTGAGCAGATGATAGCATTTTCTAACAAGGTACGATCTGGCGAATGGAAGGGCTTTACGGGGAAACGCATAAAAAATGTCGTTAACATTGGTATCGGCGGTTCGGATTTAGGTCCGGTTATGGTGTACGAGGCTCTGAAATGTTACGCAGATCGTGATTTAAATGTTTTATTTGTATCGAACGTAGATGGAACGCATGTCAGCGAGGCGTTACGAGGGTTGAATGCGGACGAAACATTGTTTATCATTGCGTCGAAGACATTCACGACACAGGAAACCATGACTAATGCGATGTCGGCGCGCCGCTGGTTTCTTGAGTCAATGAAAGATGAGGCGGCCATTGCCAGCCACTTTGTTGCTCTGTCAACGAATACGGAAAAAGTGGCGGAATTTGGCATTGATACGGCAAATATGTTTCGTTTTTGGAATTGGGTGGGTGGTCGTTATTCGCTTTGTTCGGCTATTGGTTTGCCGGTGATGATTGCTATTGGCCCTGACCATTTCAATGCTCTGCTCGGCGGATATCATACGATGGATGAACATTTTCGGACTGCGCCGCTGGAGAAAAATATGCCGGTGATATTGGCTTTGTTGGGACTATGGTACAACAATTTCTTCGGTTCGCAGACGCTGGCGATTTTGCCGTACGACCAGTATATGCATCGCTTTGCCGCGTATTTTCAGCAGGGGGACATGGAAAGTAACGGGAAGTCAGTGGATCGCGAGGGGCGTCGTGTGAATTACCAGACAGGGCCCATTGTTTGGGGTGAGCCGGGGACCAATGGTCAGCACGCTTTTTATCAGTTGATACATCAGGGAACAAAGCTGATTCCCGCCGATTTCATTGGTCTGATGCATTCACAAAACCCGATTGGTGATCATCATGATAAGCTCATGGCTAATTTCTTCGCGCAGACGGAAGCGTTAGCGTTCGGAAAGACAGCTGAGGCATGTCGTGCGGAAGGCGTTGCGGAGGAATTGGTGCCTCATAAGACCTTTGAAGGCAATAAGCCTACCAACACTCTGCTGGCGGATCGTTTGACGCCGGATGCTTTGGGACAACTGATCGCTCTGTACGAACACAAGATTTTTACGCAGGGAATGATCTGGGATATTTTCTCCTTTGATCAATGGGGGGTGGAATTGGGTAAAGTACTGGCGAAGAAGATTCTTGTTGAGCTCGAAGCGGAAGATGCTCCTGTGCTGGCTCATGATTCATCGACCAATTCGCTGATTCGCCGTTTTCGTGCCGCACGAGGTGAACGATGA